A stretch of Desulfurivibrio alkaliphilus AHT 2 DNA encodes these proteins:
- the fcl gene encoding GDP-L-fucose synthase: protein MTTKQRVYVAGHRGMVGSAIVRQLAPCKHIELITRDRSELDLQDQKQVSDFFRATAIDQIYLAAAKAGGILANNSYPAEFIYENLMIACNIIHAAHTAEVNKLLFLGSSCIYPKLAPQPMREEALLDGFLESTNEPYAVAKIAGIKLCESYNRQHCRDYRSIIPTNLYGPNDNFHPLHSHVIPALLRRIHQARETGADEVVIWGSGSPRREFLHVDDLATAAVFLMNLPREDWAAQTRPMRSYVNVGTGLDCTIAELAATIANITGFTGRLVFDRNQPDGTPRKLLDISRIKALGWQPQIPLERGLRETYHWLLAHQESALG from the coding sequence TTGACCACCAAACAGCGTGTTTACGTGGCCGGCCACCGCGGCATGGTGGGCTCAGCCATTGTCCGGCAGCTTGCCCCTTGCAAGCACATTGAACTCATTACCCGCGACCGGAGTGAGCTTGATCTGCAAGACCAAAAGCAGGTGTCTGATTTTTTCCGGGCCACCGCAATTGACCAGATCTATCTGGCGGCAGCCAAAGCCGGCGGTATTCTGGCCAACAATAGCTACCCGGCCGAATTTATTTATGAAAACCTGATGATCGCGTGCAATATCATCCATGCCGCCCATACCGCTGAAGTAAACAAACTCCTTTTCCTCGGTTCCTCGTGTATTTACCCCAAATTGGCCCCCCAGCCCATGCGCGAGGAAGCGTTGCTTGACGGTTTCCTGGAATCCACCAACGAGCCATACGCCGTCGCCAAGATTGCCGGCATCAAGCTGTGTGAAAGCTACAACCGCCAGCATTGCCGCGATTATCGGAGCATTATCCCCACCAACCTTTACGGCCCCAACGACAATTTTCACCCGCTCCACAGCCATGTGATCCCTGCTCTGCTGCGCCGTATTCACCAGGCCAGGGAAACCGGTGCCGACGAGGTGGTTATCTGGGGCAGCGGCAGTCCCCGGCGAGAATTTCTCCATGTTGACGACCTGGCCACCGCCGCCGTCTTCCTGATGAATCTCCCCCGGGAGGACTGGGCTGCGCAAACCCGGCCCATGCGCTCCTATGTTAATGTGGGCACAGGACTTGACTGCACCATTGCCGAACTGGCGGCCACCATCGCCAATATCACCGGTTTTACCGGCCGGCTGGTTTTTGACCGCAACCAGCCTGACGGAACCCCTCGCAAACTGCTTGATATTTCCCGGATCAAGGCTCTGGGCTGGCAACCGCAAATCCCCTTGGAAAGAGGGCTGCGCGAGACCTATCACTGGTTGCTGGCCCACCAGGAAAGCGCCCTTGGCTGA
- the gmd gene encoding GDP-mannose 4,6-dehydratase codes for MKKAFITGVTGQDGAYLAELLLQKGYEVHGLKRRTSLFNTDRIDHLYEGPEIKNRRFILHHGDMTDSSSLIRIIQQVQPDEIYNLAAQSHVAVSFEEPEYTANSDALGVLRLLEAIRILGLENKTRFYQASTSELYGLVQETPQRENTPFYPRSPYAVAKLYAHWIVVNYREAYGMYACNGILFNHESPVRGETFVTRKITRALARIKLGLQERLYLGNLNASRDWGHARDYVEMQWLMLQQQQPEDFVIASGRHYSVRDFVNTAAAELGISLNWQGEGVAEKGYDADGHCIVAIDPRYFRPTEVDTLLGDAGKAREKLGWTPKTSFKELVAEMVREDLKTAERDDLVKRHGYDTCNYHE; via the coding sequence ATGAAAAAAGCGTTTATCACCGGAGTCACCGGCCAGGATGGCGCCTATCTGGCTGAATTGCTCTTACAAAAAGGATACGAAGTACATGGTCTCAAGCGGCGCACCTCTCTTTTCAATACCGACCGCATAGACCACCTTTATGAAGGGCCGGAGATCAAAAACCGGCGTTTTATTCTTCACCACGGCGACATGACCGACTCCAGCAGCCTGATCCGCATTATTCAGCAAGTGCAGCCCGACGAGATCTACAACCTGGCTGCTCAAAGTCACGTGGCGGTTTCCTTTGAAGAACCTGAATATACAGCCAACTCCGACGCCCTCGGAGTGCTGCGCCTGCTGGAGGCCATCCGCATCTTGGGCCTGGAAAATAAAACCCGCTTTTACCAGGCCTCGACTTCTGAGTTGTATGGCCTGGTACAGGAAACCCCCCAGCGGGAAAACACCCCTTTCTACCCCCGCAGCCCCTATGCCGTGGCCAAGCTCTACGCTCACTGGATTGTGGTTAACTACCGCGAAGCCTACGGAATGTACGCTTGCAACGGAATCCTGTTCAATCATGAATCACCGGTACGGGGCGAAACCTTCGTAACCCGCAAAATTACACGGGCGCTGGCCCGGATCAAACTCGGACTCCAGGAACGCTTATACCTGGGCAACTTGAATGCCAGTCGGGACTGGGGGCACGCCCGGGATTACGTGGAAATGCAATGGTTGATGCTGCAGCAGCAACAGCCGGAAGACTTTGTCATTGCCAGTGGCCGGCATTATTCGGTGCGGGACTTTGTCAACACCGCTGCGGCGGAGTTGGGTATCAGCTTAAACTGGCAAGGGGAAGGGGTGGCGGAAAAGGGTTACGATGCCGACGGGCACTGCATAGTGGCCATAGACCCCCGCTACTTCAGACCCACCGAGGTGGATACCCTGCTTGGCGATGCCGGCAAGGCAAGGGAAAAGCTGGGCTGGACACCCAAGACCAGCTTTAAGGAACTGGTGGCTGAAATGGTAAGAGAAGATCTAAAGACCGCCGAACGTGACGACCTGGTTAAACGGCACGGCTACGATACCTGCAATTATCATGAATAA
- a CDS encoding phosphatidylglycerophosphatase A family protein, with product MDKLIMLLATGFGLGRLPKAPGTWGTLAAFPVHWAIMGLSWQLYALSLAGIIVLAVIISGMAEKILDRPDPGMVVIDEVAGMLIALIAVPATFTAWLLAFVLFRFFDILKPFPIRFIDRRCHGGLGIVLDDLLAGLYALGCIHLLLYFFPAIGGA from the coding sequence ATGGATAAATTGATCATGCTGCTGGCCACCGGCTTTGGCCTGGGCCGGTTGCCCAAGGCCCCCGGTACCTGGGGCACCCTGGCGGCCTTTCCGGTGCACTGGGCCATCATGGGCCTGTCCTGGCAGCTTTACGCTTTGAGCCTGGCGGGGATCATTGTGCTGGCGGTGATCATCTCCGGCATGGCTGAAAAAATTCTCGATCGGCCCGACCCCGGCATGGTGGTGATCGACGAGGTCGCCGGGATGCTGATCGCCCTGATTGCCGTGCCCGCCACTTTCACAGCCTGGCTGCTTGCCTTTGTGCTGTTCCGATTCTTCGACATCTTAAAGCCCTTCCCCATCCGCTTCATCGACCGGCGCTGCCACGGCGGCCTGGGCATCGTGCTGGACGACCTGCTGGCCGGCCTTTACGCCCTGGGCTGCATCCATCTGCTGCTGTACTTTTTCCCGGCCATCGGCGGCGCTTGA